The nucleotide window GGCCAGGCCGATGTTGACGTCGCGGTAGGTGGTCTCGGCGAGCTTGGCCATCTCGGCCGCCTCGGCGCTGCCCAGGTCCCACACGCCGTTGGGGCGGTCGAGGTCGGGGCGCTCGTCGAAGGTCAGCACCTGCTCGTAGAACGCCTGCCCGCGCTTGGCACTCTCGGCGTCGATGCCACCGATCAGCTTGGGGTACTTGCGCAGGTCGGCGAACACCCGACCGGTGAACACCCGCTCGGGGCTGAACACGAGGTGGAAGTCCTTGCCGGCGCTCAGGCCACTGCCCGCCTCGAGCATCGGCAGGAACCGGGTGCGCGTGGTGCCGACCGGCAGCGTGGTCTCGTAGCTGACCAGGGTGCCCGGCTGCAGCCCGGCCGCGATGGCGCGGGTGGCGTCGTCCATCCAGCCGAAGTCGGGCTGACTGTCGGCGTCGACGAACAGCGGGACGACGACCACGACGGCTTCGCTGCGCCGCACCGCCTCGGTGGTGTCGGTGGTGGCCTCCAGCCGACCGGCCGGGGCGCCGTTGACACTGCGACCGGCCACGACGTCGGCGAGGTAGTCGGCGAGGTGGTCCTCACCGGGGAAGGGCTCGATGCCCGCGTTGACGGTCTCGACCAGACCGGCGTTCACGTCGGCACCGATCACGTGGTGCCCGCGGGTGGCGAACTGGACCGCCAGAGGCAGACCGATCTTGCCGAGGGCGACGACAGTGATGTTCACGAAGACCTTCCATCGACGGTGAGCGATCCGAACGGCTCGACCTCGATGCCGTCCGGGGTCGGGGGCGCCACCAGAGGTGTGTACACCCCGCGGATGGCGCGCTCCTGGCCCTGCCAAGAGTAGTGCCGACGCACCTGTTGCCAGTGCGGGTCGTAGGAGTTGCGCGGATTGTCGAGCGCTCGCCGGACGGCGCGAGCCAGGCTCACGCCGGCCGTGGCGGCGTCCTGACCGGTACCGGACCGGTTCGGACGACCGAACGAGAACACCTCGCCCAGGTCGTGCTCGCGCACGAAGGCCGCGATCAAGGCCGCGTCGCAGGTCACCATGGGCAACCCCGCGTGCACGCTCTCGAACAATTTGTTGGGCAGCGCCTGCTCGATGTTGGCCGACCCGGTGCGGATCGGGAACACCGCAAGATCCGCGCCCGCCAGATAGTGCAGCAGGTGATCCTGGCCGACCGGGGGCGCGACGTGAAACCGCTCACCCACCCCGAGTTCTGCCGCCCGCTGCTGCAGCGCGGGCAGCTGTGGGTGCGGGTAGGGCACCGGCACCACGACGGCGTGCACCCCCGGCAGGTGGGGCAGCGCCTCGATCAGCACATCGACGCCACGGGCCTGGCTGACCGCGCCGGAATAGACCAGCAGCGGCACCTCGGCGGCCAACGGCCGACCGGCCACGTCGATGACGTCGCGCACCGTCGGCAACCCCCAGACGGCGCCACCCCCCGGACGGCGCGTGACGTCGTCCACCGGCACGTTCAGCACCACCGTGGGGGTGGTGGCCAGCGCATAGCGCGCCGCCAGGGTGGCGGCGATGGGTTCCGAGACCGTGATCACCGCCTCGGCCTGACGGATGTAGCGGGCCTCCTCACGCACCAGCACGGCGTGCCGGCGGCGACGTCCCTGCTCCTGCACCGGTAGACCGGCGAAGTCCTCACGGGCGTCGTAGATCACGTGGCAGGCGGCACCGGCGGCGCGGCGACGGCGAGCGGCACGCACCGCAGTGCCGAGTACCAGGGGGTGGTGGGCGTGGATCACCTCGGGTTCGAGCCGATCGAGCACCGGGGCGAAGGCCGCCGCGTAGTCCTCGATCTCGGGCAGCACCCCACGGGTGGTGGCCAGCCAGGTCGAGTTGGCGCGCAGGTCGTCCCACCGCCGCCAGGCCAGCCGGTGCGCGACGTTGATGGCCCACTGCAGCTTGCCGCGGCCCCCGCGCCAGGCCAGCCGGACGCCGCCCAGCACCTTCCGGGCGCCGCTCGCGGTGGTCATCGCGGCCCGCAGCTCACGCATCGCGGTGCGGTACTCGTCCTCGGAGGAGCGGTCGAGCAGGGTGAACCGGCGGCGCCGACGGTGCACCAAGGCGGCGCGATGCAGGTCACGGTGCGTGGTACCGACCAGCACGGTGTGCACGGTGACCTGCAGTTCCCCGCCGCGGCCGTGCGCGGTGAGATGACGCGGTGTCGTGACGGCGGCTGCCGCTGTGCCGGTCGACGAGCCGGCCGGCTCGGCGGACAGCAGGTGCACGTCGTACCCGAGCCGCGCCAGCGTCATCCCGAACTTCTTGGCCCGGGAGTCGGTGTCGACGCCATTGGCACGGAACAGCACCACCCGCGGCCGGCTCGACACAGCGCTCAGGGTAGTACCGATGAGGCATGGCGCCGTCCGCCCCTAGAGTGGGGCGCCGTGAAGGTGTTGAGCGTCGTCGGTGCCCGCCCCCAGTTCGTCAAGCTCGCCCCGGTGGCGGCCGCGTTCGCGGCCACCACGGCCGGGTCGGCGTCCAGGTCGGGCGCCGGATCGAGCGAGTCCATCGAGCACGTCATCGTGCACACCGGTCAGCACTACGACGCCTTGATGTCGGACGCGTTCTTCGCCGACCTGCACATCCCCGCCCCCGACGTGCACCTGGGCGTCGGGTCCGGCTCGCACGGCGCGCAGACCGGGGCGATGCTCGCCGCGATGGACGAGGTGCTCACCACGCACCGCCCCGACTGGGTGCTGGTCTACGGCGACACCAACTCGACCCTGGCCGGGGCCGTGGCGGCGGTGAAGCTGCACCTGCCGGTGGCCCACCTCGAGGCCGGGCTGCGCTCGTTCAACCGGCGTATGCCCGAGGAGCACAACCGAGTGCTCACCGACCACGCCGCCGACCTGCTCTTGGCACCCACCCAGGTCGCGATGGACCACCTGGCGGTCGAAGGTCTGGCCGCCCGGTCGCGGCTGGTGGGCGACGTGATGACCGATGTCTGCTTCCTGGTGCGCGATGCCGTGCGCGAGGCGCCCGCCGACCTGCCGGACGGCGTCGACCCCGCCGCGCCGTACGTGGTGGCGACCATCCACCGGGCCGACAACACCGACGAGCCGCAGCGGCTGGCGGCGCTGATCGACGCCCTGGCGCGGGTGCCGGTACCCGTCGTCCTGCTGGCCCACCCGCGGCTGCGCGCCCGCGCCGAGGAGTTCGGGATCTCGTTGTCCCGTGGTGCCTCCGGTACCGGGGCATCGCGGGTGGTCGCGACCGACCCACTGCCCTACCCCCAGATGGTGCGCGCCGTGATGGGCGCGGCCGGGGTGGTGACCGACTCGGGCGGCCTGCAGAAGGAGGCGTTCCTGCTCGGGACGCCGTGCACCACACTGCGCACCGAGACCGAGTGGACCGAGACCCTCGAGTCGGGCTGGAACATCCTCGACCCCGGTCTGGCCCAGGTCGCCGATGTCGCCGTCCGCGCCGTCCCCGCCGGCCCGCAGTCGACGCCCTACGGCGACGGCAAGGCCGCCTTCCGGGTCGCCGACGAACTGCTCGCCGCCCACGGGTGCCGCCCACGGGTGATTCGCCTGATCACGTTGAAGATCACGTTGCGGGATTCCGTCGCATTCACGCATACGAATCCCTCAGCGTGATCTTGCGGTATGCACGAATCCCTCAACGTGATCTTCAACGTGAGCACAGAACGTGGCGGCGGACAGGGCGGAGCACCTCAGCGCACGACGAGTGGGGACGAATGCACCGTTCTCAGCTCGCGAACGGTGCGTTCGTCCCCACTCGACGTCGTATCGGCGTCAGGGCTGGGGGGCCTCGACCACACGCCCCTCGCGCGCCGAGGTGAGCACCATCTCGGCCACGGCCACAGTGGCCAGGCCCTGGCGCATGGTCACGACGTCCATGCTCTTGCCCAGGACGGCGTCCCGGAACGCCTCGTGCTCGGTGCGCAGCGGCTCGGGCTTGGCGAACGCGAACCGGATCATGTCGCCCTCGGCCACGCCCCGGAAGGCGGCGACGCCGTCCCAGGTGGTGGGGATCAGGCCGTTGGCGAAGAAGGTCAGGTCGGCGGTCAGGGTGTCCGCGACGAAG belongs to Kineosporiaceae bacterium and includes:
- a CDS encoding nucleotide sugar dehydrogenase: MNITVVALGKIGLPLAVQFATRGHHVIGADVNAGLVETVNAGIEPFPGEDHLADYLADVVAGRSVNGAPAGRLEATTDTTEAVRRSEAVVVVVPLFVDADSQPDFGWMDDATRAIAAGLQPGTLVSYETTLPVGTTRTRFLPMLEAGSGLSAGKDFHLVFSPERVFTGRVFADLRKYPKLIGGIDAESAKRGQAFYEQVLTFDERPDLDRPNGVWDLGSAEAAEMAKLAETTYRDVNIGLANQFARFAARNGIDVHQVIEASNSQPFSHIHRPGIAVGGHCIPVYPRLYLFNDPDATVVRAARQANAEMPEYTVGVLEGAHGDLRGQRVLVLGASYRGGVKETAFSGVFATVEALRARGAEVFVDDPMFADAELERYGFTAYPKGTAVDAAILHTDHAGYRTLTATDLPGVRTVVDGRGVLDAANWPDVTLRVVGRG
- a CDS encoding glycosyltransferase family 4 protein; protein product: MLVGTTHRDLHRAALVHRRRRRFTLLDRSSEDEYRTAMRELRAAMTTASGARKVLGGVRLAWRGGRGKLQWAINVAHRLAWRRWDDLRANSTWLATTRGVLPEIEDYAAAFAPVLDRLEPEVIHAHHPLVLGTAVRAARRRRAAGAACHVIYDAREDFAGLPVQEQGRRRRHAVLVREEARYIRQAEAVITVSEPIAATLAARYALATTPTVVLNVPVDDVTRRPGGGAVWGLPTVRDVIDVAGRPLAAEVPLLVYSGAVSQARGVDVLIEALPHLPGVHAVVVPVPYPHPQLPALQQRAAELGVGERFHVAPPVGQDHLLHYLAGADLAVFPIRTGSANIEQALPNKLFESVHAGLPMVTCDAALIAAFVREHDLGEVFSFGRPNRSGTGQDAATAGVSLARAVRRALDNPRNSYDPHWQQVRRHYSWQGQERAIRGVYTPLVAPPTPDGIEVEPFGSLTVDGRSS
- the wecB gene encoding UDP-N-acetylglucosamine 2-epimerase (non-hydrolyzing), which codes for MTRCRDGGCRCAGRRAGRLGGQQVHVVPEPRQRHPELLGPGVGVDAIGTEQHHPRPARHSAQGSTDEAWRRPPLEWGAVKVLSVVGARPQFVKLAPVAAAFAATTAGSASRSGAGSSESIEHVIVHTGQHYDALMSDAFFADLHIPAPDVHLGVGSGSHGAQTGAMLAAMDEVLTTHRPDWVLVYGDTNSTLAGAVAAVKLHLPVAHLEAGLRSFNRRMPEEHNRVLTDHAADLLLAPTQVAMDHLAVEGLAARSRLVGDVMTDVCFLVRDAVREAPADLPDGVDPAAPYVVATIHRADNTDEPQRLAALIDALARVPVPVVLLAHPRLRARAEEFGISLSRGASGTGASRVVATDPLPYPQMVRAVMGAAGVVTDSGGLQKEAFLLGTPCTTLRTETEWTETLESGWNILDPGLAQVADVAVRAVPAGPQSTPYGDGKAAFRVADELLAAHGCRPRVIRLITLKITLRDSVAFTHTNPSA